Genomic segment of Paenibacillus amylolyticus:
CAAAGCTCCTGCAGCCATGCATCCACCTGCTCTCTGCTGTCGATCACCCGTACCTCATGGCCCAAAGCCTGCATCCGCTTATGTTGCACCTGCTGCAGCTTGGTGGGTTTCTTACCTGGGGCCTTCAGCTCCACGAATACGGTTCGGCCTTCAGGAAACAGTACCAAACGGTCAGGCACTCCGGAGTTACCCGGCGATACGAATTTATAGGCGATTCCACCAAGGGCTTTTATCTTATCTCTCAAATAGGATTCAATTTGGCTCTCTTTCACTTGACAACCCTCCTCAGTATGTGTTACGCGTACACGGGTGTACATGCGTAACTTTCTAGTATTTAGGCGTGTTAGGCGTTATATATTTTCTATAATCTCTATAATCTATTTGTTTTTTATCTTTAACTAGATAACTGTCAACAGTGTCAACAAAGTATAATAAAAGTATATATAGCAAGGGTTTAGGACGTTGACAGTTGTGTTGACACTCATGTTGACACTTGAAAATCTGTCACAATCCTTTGTTGACAGTTAAGCGAGTGTCAACAATTCATCTGTCAACA
This window contains:
- a CDS encoding VRR-NUC domain-containing protein translates to MKESQIESYLRDKIKALGGIAYKFVSPGNSGVPDRLVLFPEGRTVFVELKAPGKKPTKLQQVQHKRMQALGHEVRVIDSREQVDAWLQEL